Proteins co-encoded in one Rhodococcus sp. PAMC28707 genomic window:
- a CDS encoding DUF2797 domain-containing protein translates to MRVVDVLSREVDYVELRGGRVGFEALGPQRWCTGRIAFRKGAPSEYVPCPEQLPVETGSQCEGCESKDSFRFVHTIHRGGFVSRELEAHVMQPHWLYIATFANGVHKVGTAADTRKWGRLAEQGAMCARYVAWAADGKVVRVLEDRVTEQLQVRQSVRSSIKAAALALPVDTARLDAATAALADRVRNSIAPPIGDDTYRTVDESWQVAGFRELATGNRVSYPSDLTIGPHGFTVRACIGQAAVVDVDGASYVVDLHELKGRRVRFGDYRSTLPAVQSALF, encoded by the coding sequence TTGCGCGTCGTAGATGTCCTCTCGCGTGAGGTCGATTACGTGGAACTGCGCGGCGGTCGTGTCGGGTTCGAGGCGCTCGGGCCGCAGCGGTGGTGTACGGGGCGAATCGCATTCCGCAAAGGGGCGCCCTCCGAGTACGTTCCGTGTCCCGAGCAGTTGCCGGTCGAGACAGGTTCGCAGTGCGAAGGGTGCGAGTCGAAGGACTCGTTTCGCTTCGTCCACACGATCCATCGCGGAGGCTTCGTCTCCCGTGAGCTCGAAGCCCATGTGATGCAGCCACATTGGTTGTACATCGCGACCTTTGCGAACGGTGTGCACAAGGTCGGCACCGCGGCCGACACCCGCAAATGGGGCAGGCTCGCCGAGCAAGGGGCCATGTGCGCGCGCTATGTCGCGTGGGCAGCGGACGGAAAGGTGGTTCGGGTACTCGAAGATAGGGTGACCGAGCAACTACAGGTGCGGCAGTCCGTGCGATCCTCGATCAAAGCTGCGGCGCTCGCACTGCCCGTCGACACCGCCCGTCTCGACGCTGCGACGGCAGCTCTGGCCGATAGAGTGCGGAACTCCATCGCCCCGCCGATCGGTGACGACACCTATCGCACGGTGGACGAATCATGGCAGGTAGCCGGATTCCGTGAACTCGCGACAGGCAACCGCGTCTCCTATCCGAGCGACCTCACGATCGGCCCGCACGGCTTCACTGTGCGCGCATGCATCGGACAAGCTGCGGTGGTGGACGTCGACGGCGCTTCCTACGTGGTGGACCTGCACGAGTTGAAGGGCCGTCGGGTTCGGTTCGGTGATTACCGATCCACGTTGCCTGCGGTTCAGTCCGCACTGTTCTAG
- the upp gene encoding uracil phosphoribosyltransferase, protein MDTHVVEHPLAAALLTTMRDERSDNATFRSALRQLTHMLVYEATRDAAITTFEVKTPVALTQGTRLSQPPLLVPVLRAGLGMVEKASSLIPQSRVGFVGMARDEKTHEPVPYMESLPEDLSSTPVYVLDPMLATGGSMVRTIELLVERGAADVTAICVVVAPEGVAALENSGLPVRLVTASIDDRLNDDAFIVPGLGDAGDRQFGPR, encoded by the coding sequence ATGGATACACATGTCGTCGAACATCCCTTGGCTGCTGCCCTACTGACGACGATGCGCGACGAGCGCAGCGACAACGCAACTTTTCGGTCGGCGCTGCGCCAGCTCACCCACATGTTGGTGTACGAGGCCACCAGGGACGCCGCGATCACCACCTTCGAGGTGAAGACGCCGGTTGCTCTCACGCAGGGCACCCGTCTGTCGCAGCCGCCGCTGCTCGTGCCGGTCTTGCGTGCCGGGCTCGGCATGGTCGAGAAGGCGAGCAGCTTGATTCCTCAGTCCCGCGTCGGCTTCGTCGGAATGGCGCGCGACGAGAAGACCCATGAGCCGGTGCCGTACATGGAATCGCTGCCCGAGGATCTGTCGAGCACACCGGTCTACGTTCTCGATCCGATGCTTGCCACCGGTGGCTCGATGGTGCGCACCATCGAGTTGTTGGTGGAGCGAGGCGCGGCGGATGTCACTGCAATTTGCGTGGTGGTTGCCCCCGAGGGGGTCGCTGCACTCGAGAACTCGGGCCTACCGGTTCGGCTCGTCACCGCCAGTATCGACGATCGACTCAACGACGATGCCTTCATCGTTCCGGGTCTCGGTGATGCGGGCGACCGCCAGTTCGGTCCGCGCTGA
- a CDS encoding type VII secretion target: MAEVSATAAGILAYSATAGTMSAQVTSAAAAATACGPAVLTPVFGAIGSEFLAAFTGTHSAHTAALARLAEVLGSIGSAAAGSAAGYQATDAAAAGRLL, from the coding sequence ATGGCAGAAGTATCGGCAACAGCGGCTGGAATACTCGCGTATTCCGCGACGGCCGGGACGATGTCCGCGCAAGTGACGAGCGCCGCCGCAGCGGCCACAGCCTGCGGTCCTGCCGTCCTGACGCCGGTGTTCGGGGCGATCGGCAGTGAGTTCCTCGCCGCATTCACCGGCACCCACTCCGCCCACACCGCTGCGTTGGCACGTCTGGCCGAAGTACTGGGCAGCATCGGTAGCGCAGCCGCTGGTTCGGCTGCCGGTTATCAGGCAACCGACGCAGCGGCAGCCGGGCGCCTACTGTGA
- a CDS encoding C40 family peptidase: MIDVLTRPIIDLLGAFGSGEIPTGGPADVIRSSSSALDAVERIGVNAVAELAGSWSGPAAVAAIELAGAAHTSAIALADHGNEIAAVVDRACEKVQTGILELNGILQSFVSIAVAAAPVLFTPAGQSMVIAAAIEHLERALAVVARVRAELAVHAAEVGRYLAPPSVPAPAGTEASTPPAAAPPAGPAPTAPASSDPAGQFVRNFAQSVSAPPSSMTPDSASNLLSSPNATTSPTATMPNQGPAMYSGATPREPGDVGAKGTGVEVALPDGSVVTAPNEQAAGAVRNALSQQGTPYVWGGTEPGRGLDCSGLTQWAYAEQGVELPRLAQEQDIGTPVTQDELMPGDLAIWDGHVAMVIGNGQFVEAGDPVQVSDIRTTNSGMGFKGFYRPTE, from the coding sequence GTGATCGACGTTCTGACTCGCCCGATCATCGACCTCCTCGGCGCCTTCGGATCGGGTGAGATTCCCACCGGTGGGCCCGCCGACGTCATTCGCTCTTCCTCCTCCGCATTGGATGCGGTCGAGCGGATCGGGGTGAACGCTGTGGCCGAGCTGGCAGGTTCATGGAGCGGGCCCGCAGCAGTAGCAGCAATCGAGCTGGCTGGGGCCGCCCACACGAGCGCCATCGCACTTGCCGATCACGGAAACGAGATCGCTGCGGTCGTGGATCGAGCGTGTGAGAAGGTCCAGACCGGAATTCTCGAACTGAACGGAATACTTCAGTCGTTCGTGTCCATTGCCGTCGCGGCAGCCCCAGTCCTGTTCACCCCTGCCGGTCAGTCGATGGTCATCGCGGCAGCCATCGAGCACTTGGAACGCGCCCTTGCCGTCGTGGCGCGGGTTCGAGCCGAGCTTGCAGTGCACGCAGCCGAGGTCGGGCGTTATCTCGCGCCGCCCTCGGTACCTGCCCCTGCAGGCACCGAAGCTTCGACACCACCTGCCGCAGCGCCACCGGCCGGGCCTGCACCGACAGCACCCGCGAGTTCGGATCCTGCAGGCCAGTTCGTGCGCAACTTCGCTCAATCGGTGTCCGCTCCCCCGTCGTCGATGACCCCGGACAGCGCCTCGAACCTGCTTTCCTCACCCAACGCAACGACGTCACCCACCGCAACGATGCCGAATCAGGGGCCGGCGATGTACAGCGGCGCAACACCACGAGAGCCCGGTGACGTCGGTGCGAAGGGCACGGGCGTCGAGGTCGCGCTACCTGACGGAAGCGTCGTGACGGCTCCGAACGAACAGGCAGCAGGCGCGGTCCGAAACGCACTGAGTCAACAGGGCACGCCGTACGTGTGGGGCGGCACCGAACCGGGCCGCGGCCTCGATTGCAGCGGCCTCACTCAGTGGGCCTACGCGGAGCAGGGGGTCGAGCTCCCCCGGCTGGCGCAGGAGCAAGATATCGGCACCCCGGTGACCCAGGACGAGCTCATGCCCGGAGATCTTGCAATCTGGGACGGCCATGTCGCCATGGTGATCGGTAACGGACAATTCGTCGAAGCTGGAGATCCAGTGCAGGTCAGCGATATCCGAACGACCAACAGCGGTATGGGCTTCAAAGGTTTCTACAGGCCGACCGAATGA
- a CDS encoding YbaB/EbfC family nucleoid-associated protein, which yields MTDNAVEALVSRADLALDTMHLASEGLVHLRITRHSADGLVGVTVDSTGAMVGLELAEDLSRQSARKLTESITGVAAAAARDALDQRRRILERMRSSLSAT from the coding sequence ATGACCGACAACGCCGTCGAAGCACTTGTGTCCCGAGCCGACCTCGCCCTGGACACCATGCACCTCGCGTCGGAGGGGCTCGTACACCTGCGTATCACCAGGCATTCGGCAGATGGGCTGGTCGGTGTGACGGTCGACAGCACCGGGGCCATGGTGGGTCTGGAATTGGCCGAAGATCTCTCTCGCCAGTCCGCACGGAAACTCACCGAGTCCATCACCGGAGTCGCCGCCGCGGCTGCTCGCGACGCACTCGACCAGCGTCGGCGGATCCTCGAACGGATGCGAAGTTCACTATCGGCGACCTGA
- a CDS encoding primosomal protein, with translation MAGDIIPIELCLTRGNFVTLWAPEWHEGDDEWEAFLGRDEDLYGFEAVAHLAAFIRNDSDNDLVDHPSWTVVSALAANELEPDDLHRFDLVGVPELVAEDPDSDVLSELAATFEMVQTLGDVCELSTVTAFFAGNPHLGSVGMGVEAYLGKDGQDLWDRIGTSIAKSWGAVIDAIDSVVTTPDVDSAAVDVAEAELLAAAENIVDVDDVSNDDETDDDDETDDETPDPIADAAAEESFWTSVGIDPIRIITSDETLYTLRCYIDDDPIFLGRAGAITVFGSERALARYLADDHDHELAKVSTYAEVQTAAVDGSLRIEVTDENVYVLPGLADDLADGPTAVDADQLDLAVELFTDAADFAEDDSVETALASSTPLGWFVSYTLEPDPNRLAPSAPFHVESEAWRELEREFEGRLRKE, from the coding sequence ATGGCTGGCGACATCATCCCGATCGAACTCTGTCTCACCCGCGGCAACTTCGTCACCCTCTGGGCTCCGGAGTGGCACGAAGGAGACGACGAGTGGGAAGCATTCCTCGGACGCGACGAGGACCTCTACGGATTCGAGGCCGTCGCGCACCTCGCGGCGTTCATCAGAAACGACAGCGACAACGACCTCGTCGACCACCCCTCGTGGACCGTGGTCTCGGCTCTCGCAGCCAATGAACTCGAACCCGATGATCTTCACCGTTTCGACCTCGTCGGTGTTCCCGAACTGGTCGCCGAGGATCCCGACTCCGATGTCCTCAGCGAGCTCGCGGCAACCTTCGAAATGGTCCAGACCCTCGGTGATGTCTGTGAACTGAGCACGGTCACCGCATTTTTCGCCGGTAACCCACATCTGGGATCAGTGGGAATGGGCGTGGAGGCATACCTGGGCAAGGACGGTCAGGACCTCTGGGATCGGATCGGCACCTCGATCGCGAAGAGTTGGGGTGCGGTGATCGACGCCATCGACTCGGTCGTGACGACACCCGATGTCGACAGCGCGGCCGTCGACGTGGCCGAAGCGGAACTGCTCGCGGCCGCGGAGAACATCGTCGATGTCGACGATGTATCGAACGACGACGAAACCGATGACGACGACGAGACCGACGACGAAACTCCGGATCCCATCGCCGACGCAGCCGCGGAGGAGAGCTTCTGGACCTCTGTCGGCATCGACCCGATCCGGATCATCACCTCGGACGAAACGCTGTACACACTGCGCTGCTACATCGACGACGATCCGATCTTCCTCGGCCGCGCAGGCGCCATCACCGTCTTCGGATCCGAACGCGCACTGGCTCGCTACCTCGCCGACGACCATGACCACGAACTGGCAAAGGTGAGTACGTACGCCGAAGTACAGACCGCCGCGGTGGACGGATCGCTCCGTATCGAGGTGACCGACGAGAACGTGTACGTCCTTCCCGGACTGGCGGACGATCTGGCCGACGGGCCCACGGCCGTCGACGCGGATCAGCTCGATCTTGCAGTGGAGTTGTTCACCGACGCAGCCGACTTCGCGGAGGACGATTCCGTCGAAACGGCACTGGCGAGTTCCACCCCGCTGGGCTGGTTCGTGTCCTACACTCTCGAGCCCGATCCGAACAGGCTCGCGCCCAGTGCCCCGTTCCATGTCGAGTCGGAGGCGTGGCGTGAACTCGAGCGCGAGTTCGAGGGTCGTCTGCGCAAGGAGTGA